The genomic stretch TTGTAGCTTTTTCGCCCCCTGGAGAAGGCCATCAGGCAGTGCACGTAATTTTTTACAGAGAATGATAGACAAAGAAGCAAGGCATGGCATGATTGTATTCCCGTAATCCCACTCTTCCCATTCGGAAATACGCCAGAATTCAAGAACTTTCAACTTGGGAAAGAGAATAGCTGATGTAGATGATGAAAATGCACCATCGCTTTCGATTCCCATAACTAGCTTTTTCACTCCCATACCATTTATCTCTAGTGATTCAAGTGATGGCAATTTTCCCAAGGGAGACAAATGCATACAATTTTCGCACTTGAAAAGATGCAATTGCCTCAGCCCGGTTAATGAAATGATCCAATCAGAATAAAAAGTGCTGCCTCTATATTcgtgtataaataatttctcCAAATTTGGATGCGGTTGCAAAGCCTCAAGAAgtaactcatcatcatcatttttccTCTCTCCTTCTCCATCTTTATCGAATCTTAGCTGTAAATAGAAGAGGTTTTTTTTATTGCTGAGAATTTGCATTCTCTTAACCTCACTCACATTGGTCACATTTCCTAGCCCTCTAATATAAAGCTTTCCTCCTAAATGTTTCAAATCTTTCAAGCATGCAAGCGTACTACATGCTTTACCACCATCACTGCTGCTGCTATTTTCGATAAATTCATCCAATGTTCGGAGACAAGTTAATTTCTCAATTCCCTTGGGCATGTAACTTAATGAATAAGTAACATCATTAATCAAATGCCGCAAGTTTATCAACTTTCCCATCCCTTGAGGCAGTTCTTTAAGCTTTGTACAGcaaaaaatatctaaagtttGCAGATTGTATAACTCACATAAAGTTTCCGGAAGGTTTTCCACATTCTGAAAAGACAAATTCAGATATttcaaatgtatcaatttttttacctCTTTTGGAATCGCTGTAATCAAATTCGATGGTTTGAATCTTGGACATATGTCTAATGCCCTTAAACATGTCAATTCACCAAAGAGATTTAGTAGAACATCATCAGGCAATGAATACATAGAATCTTCACAATCAATTAAAAGACTCCGTAAACTTTTGATGCTACAAATGGAGATAGGAAATGTAGCCCCGACGGGAAGCATTAACATTGAATGTCGGGCTTTCTCATTGGAAGTGTTTGCGACTAGGTCTTCACTGCCCCTTTTGATTCCCACAGTAAAATATTCGTTTTTAGTGAGAAATTGAGCAAAGTCATGAACTATATCATGCATCTTGCAGCTTATGATATTCCCATAACCGTCTTTTTGAAACTCTTGGAAGAATGATCGATCTGCTAAATGATCAAAATACTCTTGGCCTATTACTTCCATCTCTGTATCATTGTCAAACCCAAGATAACCTTGAGTCATCCATAATTTGATCAAGTGATCTTTCTCTATATTATGATCTTTTGGAAAGATAGCACAATATGAAAAACATTGTCTTATCTCAGATGGCAAATCATTATAACTCAACATCAAAGGTGATAAAAGACCTTTCTCTATCTGTTCTAATTTCCAAATTTCACTATCTAAAATTTGTTGTCATTCATCTCTAGTTCCCTTAAATCGCAAGAGATTGCCAATAGTTTTTGCAGCAAGCGGCAAACCCTTGCACTTTGCAACAATTTCTCTTCcaattttctctaatttttcacACTCCTCAAGAGATCTACCAAAAAATGCTAATTGACTAAACAACAACCAACATTCCTCCTGAGCTAATTGCTCCATTATGATAGGAGCAACTGACCCCATAATCGATGCAACTCTTTCATTCCTTGTTGTAATCAAAACTTTACTACCATAGGAACCATTCTTTAGACAGTGATAAAATGATTTCCATTTGTTGTAATCTTCTGACCACACATCATCTAAAAcgagaagaaatttttttcccATAATAGATTGACAAATACATTTCAAAAGAGATTCCAATTCAACAAAATCAGTGGTAAGACATTCCAGTCCTTCGATGATTGCCTTGGCAACCCTAACCTCATTAAAAGGATCTGATACACACACCCatatttttgtgtcaaaatAGCTCATGATCTTGTCATTATTATAAACTAATTGAGCAAGAGTTGTTTTCCCAATTCCTCCCATCCCTACAAGTGAGATGACAGGAAGGTCtctttgtttttcatttctctcatcTAACAACTTACTCACTAAAGAATTCATCTCAGATTCTCGACCACATATTTCAGCCATATCAACAAAAGACGTACTTGAAACTCGTTCGGGTCCTTCAATTCTCTTCAGTTTCTCCAACTTGAAtgtatctttttctttgttaataatTTCTAGTTTTCCATTTAATTCTTTAATCTTTTGTGCTATATCACGGCGTAAAACAGCTTGTTTGATACCAAAGCAAGAACAGGGGAAGAAGGAAGGTACCTTCTGCTTAGGAGCAGGAGCATGTTCAAGTTCTCCTTCAAACTGCAACCTCATGATTTCAGTATTCCACTCATCCAACACATCTTCCATGTCGTAGGATATGTCTTTGAGCTTATCTAACCAACGTCTCACAGCTCTGTCGCCCTTCATTTGCCTCTCCTCTGCATCCAGTAGCACAGCTTGAATGGCTTCAAGATTGCTCCGAAGTTTTTCTACTTCATTTTCGACATTACCAACAAGCCTCACCTCTTCCCCTATCTTTTGAGTAGTGATTTGAAGCAGCTGCTCCAAGGCAAGATTAACAATTGCATCAGCCATACTCAGAGATGGTAAacaatattgaataattttcacAAGAGGAGAAACTGGAATACTAGTTTTATGAAAATGGAGCTCCGTGTTAGGTAATAATCCACAATCCACAATCCACGGTCCACGTGCCAACTGCTCTTCAAAatgtaaacaaaaaataacaatatatatttttaatttgccAGCTGAAAGTCATGTTCCCTTTCTCATTCAACTTGATACACAATACccctttatataataattgtattgtCGTAAGAAAGTTTCAAATAGAATAGCTTTACTAATACTTTATTTTAATGAcatcaaaatgataattaaaaactcAGTGATTACCTCAGGATATTTCTAGTGGTAGATTTGAGCTAGCTCTGTTTAAATGAATTGATctcaaattagagttttaattcaatagtttaattttagatttatttatttatttatttaataatattttatattttattaatgatattatttactCTTTAACTAAATAGACAGTCCTTTAATAATATTGTGTCAATTCAAACATGTTTGAACTAGCCTTAGATTAGATCGAATTTATCCCAAGATACTTCAggtatataatcaattaattttctgAGTCATGATAACCAAGTGAAATGTAGTCCCCACCACTAGGAAGCAGAGGTATCCAATGGAGCCAATCAAATTAACACTATCAAAGAAAATTAGTTCAACAATGACACCCACTGTAAAAAGGTGCTTGAGAGTTAATGTAAACGACGAAACCACCAGCTGTAACCGACGAAAATCTTTGTCGTACATGTGGAATAATTTGCAATTATTTATTAGTGCTGACAAGGCATAATTTGTCTGTTTGCAACACTTTTCTTCGAAATTTAAATCGAAAGCACATTGAGACGCGTCTTCGCAGGCCCATACAGTATGTCAACACGCGGATCAACGGCGATATTTTTCTTGCCTAACGACAGTTCATGCCAAGAAGATTCCCAAATGCAGAAAGAGCcacaaatatacatttataaaagaagcagaaaaaaataaaaaaggattttCAACCAccaacaaattttcaaatttgattacgttgaaaataaaataattgtaaataagGTGGTTACGTTATGCCACCACCATATTCTATAacaactaataataaattattttttattattaaatagtacaTCTGAAAATGTAAAGTTAACCAATGGggttaattatttttgtaataaaattatatgtatctattttagatacataaatatgtatacacttatatgtgttattatgtaattaaatgaatttgaattaatgataaaataatactcacttatgtgatgacacatataaatatatatatctttatgtatccaaaataagtacacataatattactcttttttttattactataatttcGTTTGAAGCAGAAGGTTgttataattttgatgaaaaataaattttcaagattCAATTCACAGTTTTGATAGATTAAGGAACTAATTTTACATTCTTGTGCCTTTAATGTTTGgtcaaaaaatagttaaatcaatgtttcaagaaattaaatCTAGAATAAATCAAACGTTAATTAGGGCTCTGTCACCATGAATTACAAGTCCCAcccattaa from Mangifera indica cultivar Alphonso chromosome 6, CATAS_Mindica_2.1, whole genome shotgun sequence encodes the following:
- the LOC123218424 gene encoding putative disease resistance protein RGA3 isoform X2, which gives rise to MADAIVNLALEQLLQITTQKIGEEVRLVGNVENEVEKLRSNLEAIQAVLLDAEERQMKGDRAVRRWLDKLKDISYDMEDVLDEWNTEIMRLQFEGELEHAPAPKQKVPSFFPCSCFGIKQAVLRRDIAQKIKELNGKLEIINKEKDTFKLEKLKRIEGPERVSSTSFVDMAEICGRESEMNSLVSKLLDERNEKQRDLPVISLVGMGGIGKTTLAQLVYNNDKIMSYFDTKIWVCVSDPFNEVRVAKAIIEGLECLTTDFVELESLLKCICQSIMGKKFLLVLDDVWSEDYNKWKSFYHCLKNGSYGSKVLITTRNERVASIMGSVAPIIMEQLAQEECWLLFSQLAFFGRSLEECEKLEKIGREIVAKCKGLPLAAKTIGNLLRFKGTRDE
- the LOC123218424 gene encoding putative disease resistance protein RGA3 isoform X1 yields the protein MLSYNDLPSEIRQCFSYCAIFPKDHNIEKDHLIKLWMTQGYLGFDNDTEMEVIGQEYFDHLADRSFFQEFQKDGYGNIISCKMHDIVHDFAQFLTKNEYFTVGIKRGSEDLVANTSNEKARHSMLMLPVGATFPISICSIKSLRSLLIDCEDSMYSLPDDVLLNLFGELTCLRALDICPRFKPSNLITAIPKEVKKLIHLKYLNLSFQNVENLPETLCELYNLQTLDIFCCTKLKELPQGMGKLINLRHLINDVTYSLSYMPKGIEKLTCLRTLDEFIENSSSSDGGKACSTLACLKDLKHLGGKLYIRGLGNVTNVSEVKRMQILSNKKNLFYLQLRFDKDGEGERKNDDDELLLEALQPHPNLEKLFIHEYRGSTFYSDWIISLTGLRQLHLFKCENCMHLSPLGKLPSLESLEINGMGVKKLVMGIESDGAFSSSTSAILFPKLKVLEFWRISEWEEWDYGNTIMPCLASLSIILCKKLRALPDGLLQGAKKLQHLEIFGCDLLEKRYRKGTGEDWQKISHIPNIKFNCSYLQGGPLPLH